The following DNA comes from Streptomyces globosus.
TCATCGCCCTCGATGTGGGCGGCACCGGGATGAAGGCCGCCCTCATCGCCGAGGACGGCACCCTGCTGCACCAGGCGCGCCGTGCCACCGGCCGCGACCGCGGCCCGGAGGCCGTCGTCGCGACGATCCTGGACTTCGCCGCCGACCTGCACGCGCTGGGCCGCGAGCGCTTCGGGGCGGCCGCCGTCGCGGCCGGCGTCGCCGTCCCCGGCATCGTGGACGCCGACACCGGGACCGCCGTGTACGCCGCCAACCTCGGCTGGCGCGACGTACCGCTGCGCACCCTCCTCGGTGCCCGGCTGGGCTCCCTCCCCGTGGCCCTCGGCCACGACGTGCGCACGGGCGGCCTCGCCGAGGGCCGCATCGGGGCCGGGCGCGGCGCCGACCGCTTCCTGTTCGTCCCCCTCGGAACCGGCATCGCCGGAGCCATCGGCATCGCCGGCCGCATCGAGGCCGGCGCCCACGGCTACGCGGGCGAGATCGGCCACATCGTGGTCCGCCCGGGCGGCCCCGCCTGCGGCTGCGGGCAGCGCGGCTGCCTGGAGACCCTGGCCTCCGCCTCCGCCGTCAGCCGCGCCTGGGCCGCCGCCTGCGGCGACCCCGGCGCCGACGCCGCCGACTGCGCGCGCGCCGTCGCGGCCGGCGAGGCCGCGGCCCGCCGCATCTGGCAGGAGGCGGTCGACGCCCTCGCCGACGGCCTCGTCACCGCGATCACCCTGCTGGACCCCCGCACCCTGATCATCGGCGGCGGGCTCGCCGAGGCGGGGGAAGTCCTGTTCACACCGCTCCGCGCGGCCGTCGAGGAGCGCGTGACGTTCCAGCGGCTGCCCCACATCGTGCCGGCTGCCCTCGGGGACACCGCCGGATGCCTGGGCGCAGGCCTGCTCGCCTGGGACCTACTCGCCACGGAGGTACCTGCCTGATGTCCGGAAGCGCACACAGCACCGTTCTCTCCGGCGCACGGGTGGTGCTGCCCACCGGGATCGTGGCGGGCGGCCGCGTCATCGTCGAGGGCGACCGCATCGCCGGCAGCGCACGCGAGGACGCCTCCGTCGCCGACCTCTCGGGGCACTGGCTCGTCCCCGGCTTCGTCGACATGCACAACCACGGCGGCGGCGGCGCCTCCTTCACCTCCGGCACCGCCGAGGAGGTCCTCCGCGGCGTACGCACCCACCGCGAGCACGGCACGACCACCCTGGTGGCCTCCACCGTCACCGGCGCCCTCGACGAACTGGCCCGCCGCGCCGGGCTCCTCGCCGAGCTCACCCAGCAGGGCGAGATCGCCGGCATCCACTTCGAGGGCCCGTTCATCAACTCCTGCCGCAGGGGCGCGCACAAGGCGGAGCTGCTGCGCGACCCCGACCCGGCCGAGGTCCGCAAGCTCGTCGACGCCGCCCACGGCGCGGCCCGCATGTTCACCCTCGCGACCGAGCTGCCGGGCGGCCTGGACTCCGTACGCCTCCTCGCCGAGCACGGGGTGATCGCCGCGATTGGGCACACCGACTCCACGTACGACCAGACCCGCCAGGCCATCGACGCGGGCGCGACCGTCGCCACCCACCTGTACAACGCCATGCCCGGCATGGAGCACCGCGCGCCCGGCCCGATCGCCGCCCTGCTGGAGGACGAGCGGGTCACCGTCGAGCTCATCAACGACGGCACCCACCTCCACCCGGCCATGCTGGAACTGGCCTTCCACCACGCGGGCGCCCACCGCGTCGCCCTGATCACCGACGCGATGGACGCGGCCGGCTTCGGCGACGGCACCTACCACCTGGGGCCGCTGGAGGTCGAGGTGAAGGACGGCGTGGCCCGCCTCGTCGAGGGCGGCTCCATCGCCGGCTCCACCCTCACCCTGGACACCGCCTTCAAGCGGTCGGTCACCCTGGACCGGCTGCCCGTCGAGTCCGTCGTCCAGGCGATCTCCGCCAACCCGGCCAAACTCCTCGGGCTGTACGACGAGGTGGGCTCCCTGGAGCCCGGAAAGTACGCCGACCTGGTCGTCCTGGACGCCGCGTTCGACCTGAAGGGCGTCATGCGGCGCGGCGAATGGGTCGTCAGGCCCCCGGCCCTGCAGGGCTGAGCCGCCGATCGGGGGGTTCGGCGGCACCGGCGGACGGCGGACGGCCCGCGGGACTGGGCCGTCCGCCCCGTGTTTGACATGATCCCGGCACACACCGAGACCGGGACCTGAAGAACCATGATCCTGACCGTGACGCTGAACACCGCACTCGACGTCACCCACCGCGTGCCCAGGCTGATCCCGCACGCCACCCACCGCGCCGCCGCCGTCACCGAGCGGCCCGGCGGCAAGGGCCTCAACGTCGCCCGCGTCCTGGCCGCGCTCGGCCGGCCGGTGACCGCAACGGGCTTCGCCGGGGGCCGCACCGGCGCCGCCGTCCGCGAACTGCTGGCCGACTGCCCCGGCCTGACGGACGCCCTGGTCCCCTGCGCGGGCCCGACACGCCGCACCCTGGCCGTCGTCGACGAATCGTCCGGCGACACCACGCAGTTCAACGAACCGGGACCGGTGATCGGCTCCGGGGAGTGGGCGGAGTTCACGGAGCGGTACGGGGCCCTGCTCGCCGGCGCCGAGGCGGTGGCCCTGTGCGGCAGCCTGCCGCCGGGCGTGCCGGTCGGGGCGTACGCGGTCCTCGTACGGGCGGCCCGCGCGGCCGGCGTCCCCGTCCTGCTGGACACCAGCGGCGAAGCCCTGCGCCGCGGCATCGCGGCCCGCCCCGACATGGTCAAGCCGAACGCCGCCGAGGTCGCCGAACTCACCGGCTCCCGCGAACCGGTCCAGGCCGGCCGCGACGCCCGCCGCCGCGGCGCCCACGCAGTGGTCACCTCACTGGGCCCGCAGGGCCTCCTGGCCACCACCCCGGAGGGCACCTGGCAGGCGGCCCCGCCCCGCCCCTTGTCGGGAAACCCGACGGGCGCGGGCGACTCGGCGGTGGCGGGCCTCCTGTCGGGCCTGGTCGAGGGCCTGGACTGGCCGTCCCGCCTGAGCCGCGCGGTGGCCCTGTCCGCAGCGACGGTCCTCGCTCCGGCGGCGGGGGAGTTCGACCCCTGCACGTACGAGGAGCTGCGCAGAAAGGTTTGCGTCACCGGTGGTTGAGTGCTCGTCAACGCGGATGCAGTGCGGCTGACGGCTGCTACATGCGCGCCGGGGCCGGCCCCGGGTGGTGGGTCAGCGCTTGCCCCAGCCATGGCCCAGCGACAGCTGGTCGAAGATGGCCTCGCACTGGTTGCCGGCCTCGCACGAGATCTTCATCGTGTTGGTGCCCTTGTTGAGCTTGATGAACGCGTAGGTGCGCGTCCAGCCCTTGTCCCAGGCGCCGGCGTCGGCCTTGGCGAAGTTGGCCAGGTTCAGGGACTGCGTCGGGGTCTGGCCGTTGACCGTCAGAGTGACCTTCGCGTCCTTGCCGGGCACCGCGTAGTTCACGAACAGCGTGTAGTCCCCGCCGTTCGCGATGTCCGCGGTCCAGGTCAGCGCCGCACCGGTCTGGTTGAAGTTGCCGACGTACTGGCCGCCGGCCCCCTTCCCGCCGGGCACCGCGTTCTGCAGCAGGGCGCCGCCGGTCAGGGCCATGCCCGCGCCCGCGGCGTCGCCCTTCGGCAGTTGCACGTCGGGGGAGGCCGAGGGGCTCGGGGCCTCCGACCCGCCGGAGTTCTGCGGCTGCGGCGGCTGCGGCTGGTTCTGGGTGCCGCCCTTGTCGGCGGTGTTCTTGTCACCCGTGTCGCCGAAGGTCAGGGCGGCGCCGATGCCGATCGCGACCGCTGCGACCACGGCGACCGCCGCGATGAGCATGCCGCGCCGGCTCGAACTGCTGCCGCCGCGCCCGCCGCCGCGCGCGGAACGGCCGCCCGAACCGCCTCCCTGCGGCGGCATCGCCGTCGTCGGCTGCTGCGGCGGTGCGTAGCCGCCCGCCTGGAGGGTCTCCGGGGCCTGGTACTGGGCCTGGTAGCCCGGCGGCTGCTGCTGGGGGACGGCGCGCTGGCCGCCATAGGTCCGCTCGCCGACCGTGCGCACCTGGTTGTAGGAGGTGCGGGGGACGCCGGGCTGGCCGCCGACCGTCGGGCCGGGGTAGCTGTAGCCGCCGCCCGGCGGGGGCGGGGATGCTCCGGCAGCCTGGCCGTCCGCGTAGAGGTAGCCGAACGGGTCGTCGTCCTCGGGCTTGTTCGCCCCGCCGTTCGGGCCGTTGTTCGCGGGCGTCGTCATCGCAGGTCACTCCTTTCGACCCCCGGGAGCCTACCCCGAACACGTGCACCCACGGGCGGCCGACGGGGTCAGCCGGCCCGGCGGTGTGCCTTGGACCGGGACCGCTTCTCGATGTACATGCGCTGGTCGGCGGAGCGCAGGACCTCGTCGGCGGACATTCCGCAGCTGGCCCAGCCGATGCCGAAACTCGCTCCGACACGGACGGCGCGGCCGTCCACGCGGATCGGCGGGATGATCGCGTTCCGCAGCCGTACGGCGAGGTCGGCGGCGTCCGCGGCGCCCAGGCCGTCGGCGAGGACGACGAACTCGTCGCCGCCCAGCCGGGCGACGGTGTCGCCGTCCCGGACGCCTGTCGTGAGGCGGCGGGCCACCTCGATCAGGACGGCGTCGCCGGTGTGGTGCCCGAACCGGTCGTTGATCGACTTGAAGCCGTCGAGGTCGCAGAACAGGACGGCGAGCCCCTTCGTGCCGTCGTCCACCTCGGAGGCCGGCGCCACCGCGTGCACATGGTGGTCGTACGGGCCGGTCCCCGCGCCGGGAGCGCCCAGCTCGAACGGCTCCGGGTACCCCTCGTGCCGGTACGCGGACCCCCCGCCGGGCCCGACCGCCGCGTCGGCGAAGGCCCCGCCGCCCTCGTACGCGGCGTCGAGGGCCTCCACCGCGCCCGCGCGGACCGCCTGCGGCATGCGGCACAGCCGTGAGGAGAGCCGCGCGCGCAGCTCCGCGCTGTTGGGCAGCCCGGTCAGCGAGTCGTGGCTGGCGCGGTGGGCGAGCTGCAGCTCGTGCCGCTTGCGCTCCTCGATGTCCTCGACGTGGGTCAGCAGGAAGCGCGGCCCGTCCGCGGCGTCCGCGACGACCGAGTTGCGCAGCGACACCCACACGTACGTGCCGTCGCGCCGCCCGAGCCGCAGCTCGGCGCGGCCGCCCTCGGCCGAGGTGCGCAGCAGGGTGCCGATGTCCTCGGGGTGGACGAGGTCGGAGAAGGAGTACCGGCGCAGGACGGAGGCGGGGCGGCCCAGCAGCCGGCACAGGGCGTCGTTGGTGCGCAGCAGCCGCCCGTGCTGGTCGCCGCCCATCTCGGCGATGGCCATGCCGCTGGGCGCGTACTCGAAGGCCTGCCGGAACGACTCCTCGCTGGCGCGCAGCGCCTGCTGCTCGCGCTCCAGGCGGACGAGGGCGCGCTGCATGTTCGCGCGGAGCCGGGCGTTGCTGATCGCGATGGCGGCCTGGAAGGCGTACATCTGCAGGGCCTCGCGGCCCCACGCGCCGGGGCGGCGGCCGTTGCGCGGCCGGTCGACGGAGATCACGCCGAGGAGCTCGCCGCCGGAGGCGTACATCGGCGCGTAGAGCCGGTCCTCGGGGTGCCACTCGTCCTCGAAGCGGGGGTCCGGGCCGTCGGTGTGCCACTGGGGGACGTCGTCCTCCAGCAGGATCCAGCCCTCGGTGTGCGGGATGAAGCGCAGGCCGTCCCAGTTCTCACCCATCGTCAGGCGGCGCTCCCAGGAGCTGCGGGAGCCGACGCGGCCGGTGATGAGCGCTTCCGCCGCGGGGTCGCCGGCGAACGCGGCGACGACGAGGTCACCGTCGGGGCGGACGAGGTTGACACAGGCGAGCTGGTAGCCGAGGCCGGTGACGATGCCGTCGACGACGGTCTGCAGGGTGTCGGCCAGACTCCTGGCCGTGTTGAGCTCGGCCACCACCCGGTGCAGCTGCCGCAGGGTCGCAAGACGGACGTACGGCTCTGACTCGGTCTCCATCGCTCGCTCTCCCCGAGACCTCGACAGCAACTCCAGTTTTGTCATCGGCGTTTCGTTGCGGTGTCCCGACCACTGAATCACAGTGAGCTGTGCGGCAGGTACACAGGGTCAACAAATCTTGCCGTCTGTGACTCAAGTCACATGAGATGACCGCAGGCGTCCGGTTACGGCTGCCGCAGCGGCGCAGCACTCCCCCCTTCTCCTTCCGGCGGCGGCGCCCGGCACGCCCGGGCAGGGCCGGGCCTAGGCCAAGGGTCCG
Coding sequences within:
- a CDS encoding ROK family protein; translated protein: MKHVIALDVGGTGMKAALIAEDGTLLHQARRATGRDRGPEAVVATILDFAADLHALGRERFGAAAVAAGVAVPGIVDADTGTAVYAANLGWRDVPLRTLLGARLGSLPVALGHDVRTGGLAEGRIGAGRGADRFLFVPLGTGIAGAIGIAGRIEAGAHGYAGEIGHIVVRPGGPACGCGQRGCLETLASASAVSRAWAAACGDPGADAADCARAVAAGEAAARRIWQEAVDALADGLVTAITLLDPRTLIIGGGLAEAGEVLFTPLRAAVEERVTFQRLPHIVPAALGDTAGCLGAGLLAWDLLATEVPA
- the nagA gene encoding N-acetylglucosamine-6-phosphate deacetylase, producing MSGSAHSTVLSGARVVLPTGIVAGGRVIVEGDRIAGSAREDASVADLSGHWLVPGFVDMHNHGGGGASFTSGTAEEVLRGVRTHREHGTTTLVASTVTGALDELARRAGLLAELTQQGEIAGIHFEGPFINSCRRGAHKAELLRDPDPAEVRKLVDAAHGAARMFTLATELPGGLDSVRLLAEHGVIAAIGHTDSTYDQTRQAIDAGATVATHLYNAMPGMEHRAPGPIAALLEDERVTVELINDGTHLHPAMLELAFHHAGAHRVALITDAMDAAGFGDGTYHLGPLEVEVKDGVARLVEGGSIAGSTLTLDTAFKRSVTLDRLPVESVVQAISANPAKLLGLYDEVGSLEPGKYADLVVLDAAFDLKGVMRRGEWVVRPPALQG
- a CDS encoding 1-phosphofructokinase family hexose kinase codes for the protein MILTVTLNTALDVTHRVPRLIPHATHRAAAVTERPGGKGLNVARVLAALGRPVTATGFAGGRTGAAVRELLADCPGLTDALVPCAGPTRRTLAVVDESSGDTTQFNEPGPVIGSGEWAEFTERYGALLAGAEAVALCGSLPPGVPVGAYAVLVRAARAAGVPVLLDTSGEALRRGIAARPDMVKPNAAEVAELTGSREPVQAGRDARRRGAHAVVTSLGPQGLLATTPEGTWQAAPPRPLSGNPTGAGDSAVAGLLSGLVEGLDWPSRLSRAVALSAATVLAPAAGEFDPCTYEELRRKVCVTGG
- a CDS encoding CBM35 domain-containing protein — translated: MTTPANNGPNGGANKPEDDDPFGYLYADGQAAGASPPPPGGGYSYPGPTVGGQPGVPRTSYNQVRTVGERTYGGQRAVPQQQPPGYQAQYQAPETLQAGGYAPPQQPTTAMPPQGGGSGGRSARGGGRGGSSSSRRGMLIAAVAVVAAVAIGIGAALTFGDTGDKNTADKGGTQNQPQPPQPQNSGGSEAPSPSASPDVQLPKGDAAGAGMALTGGALLQNAVPGGKGAGGQYVGNFNQTGAALTWTADIANGGDYTLFVNYAVPGKDAKVTLTVNGQTPTQSLNLANFAKADAGAWDKGWTRTYAFIKLNKGTNTMKISCEAGNQCEAIFDQLSLGHGWGKR
- the cdgB gene encoding diguanylate cyclase CdgB — its product is METESEPYVRLATLRQLHRVVAELNTARSLADTLQTVVDGIVTGLGYQLACVNLVRPDGDLVVAAFAGDPAAEALITGRVGSRSSWERRLTMGENWDGLRFIPHTEGWILLEDDVPQWHTDGPDPRFEDEWHPEDRLYAPMYASGGELLGVISVDRPRNGRRPGAWGREALQMYAFQAAIAISNARLRANMQRALVRLEREQQALRASEESFRQAFEYAPSGMAIAEMGGDQHGRLLRTNDALCRLLGRPASVLRRYSFSDLVHPEDIGTLLRTSAEGGRAELRLGRRDGTYVWVSLRNSVVADAADGPRFLLTHVEDIEERKRHELQLAHRASHDSLTGLPNSAELRARLSSRLCRMPQAVRAGAVEALDAAYEGGGAFADAAVGPGGGSAYRHEGYPEPFELGAPGAGTGPYDHHVHAVAPASEVDDGTKGLAVLFCDLDGFKSINDRFGHHTGDAVLIEVARRLTTGVRDGDTVARLGGDEFVVLADGLGAADAADLAVRLRNAIIPPIRVDGRAVRVGASFGIGWASCGMSADEVLRSADQRMYIEKRSRSKAHRRAG